In the Ipomoea triloba cultivar NCNSP0323 chromosome 6, ASM357664v1 genome, one interval contains:
- the LOC116023163 gene encoding transmembrane protein 184B-like encodes MGPIYYILVALPCTVGAIALAILHIYRHLLNYTEPTYQRYIVRIIFMVPVYALMSFLSLVLDKNAIYFNSIREIYEAWVIYNFLSLCLAWVGGPGAVVLNLSGRVLKPNCCLMTCCFPPIPLDGRFIRRCKQGCLQFVILKPILVAVTFVLYAKGKYEDGNFNPRQSYLYLTIIYTISYSVALYALLLFYVACRDLLQPYNPVPKFVMIKSVVFLTYWQGVLVFLAAKSGFIKDTEEAAKFQDFIICVEMLIAACGHLYAFPYKEYAGANIGASAGFSSSLAHALKLNDFYHDTVHQFAPTYHDYVLYNHSEGEEGSKKYRARTFVPTGIEMDSVRRNQHMFGNKLEDVQLPSISSSGSSSPQNADAAAMDTAKTETINSSFIIDASNTNSLPYDLSDIDIELSNYPAKVPAATETGVR; translated from the exons ATGGGGCCTATATACTACATCCTTGTTGCATTACCTTGTACTGTTGGTGCCATTGCCCTGGCTATTCTCCACATATATCGGCACCTCTTGAATTACACTGAACCTACCTATCAGAGATATATTGTGCGGATCATATTTATGGTTCCC GTTTATGCGCTGATGTCTTTTCTGTCACTTGTTCTGGACAAGAatgcaatatattttaattccaTACGCGAAAT ATATGAAGCCTGGGTTATATATAATTTCCTATCACTGTGCTTGGCATGGGTAGGTGGTCCAGGAGCTGTTGTGCTAAATTTGAGTGGTCGAGTTCTAAAGCCTAATTGTTGTCTCATGACATGTTGCTTTCCTCCAATTCCATTGGATGG GCGCTTCATACGGAGGTGTAAGCAGGGGTGTTTACAGTTTGTAATCCTCAAGCCCATCTTAGTTGCGGTTACATTTGTACTATATGCAAAAGGAAAATACGAGGATGGAAATTTCAATCCAAGGCAGTCGTACCTCTATCTCACCATTATCTATACCATCTCATACTCGGTGGCTCTATATGCATTGCTATTATTTTACGTAGCATGCAGAGATTTACTTCAGCCATATAATCCTGTTCCAAAGTTCGTCATGATCAAGTCTGTAGTTTTTCTTACGTACTGGCAG GGTGTTCTGGTTTTTCTTGCTGCAAAGTCTGGATTTATCAAGGATACAGAAGAAGCTGCAAAGTTTCAAGATTTCATAATTTGCGTTGAGATGCTTATTGCAGCTTGTGGCCACCTTTATGCCTTTCCATACAAGGAATATGCGGGAGCAAATATCGGCGCTTCTGCTGGCTTTAGCTCAAGCCTTGCTCATGCTCTTAAACTAAACGACTTTTACCATGACACAGTGCATCAG TTTGCACCTACTTACCATGACTACGTACTATACAACCATAGCGAGGGCGAAGAAGGATCAAAGAAGTACCGGGCACGGACTTTTGTCCCGACTGGTATAGAGATGGACTCGGTTAGAAGAAACCAGCATATGTTTGGGAATAAGTTGGAAGATGTTCAGTTGCCGAGTATCTCATCTTCTGGCAGCTCTAGCCCCCAAAACGCAGACGCTGCTGCCATGGATACAGCAAAAACCGAGACAATAAACTCTTCGTTCATTATAGATGCATCAAACACAAACTCTCTCCCGTATGATCTGTCAGACATAGATATTGAACTATCTAACTACCCAGCAAAGGTACCTGCAGCAACCGAAACTGGGGTGAGGTGA
- the LOC116023548 gene encoding replication protein A 70 kDa DNA-binding subunit E-like, giving the protein MAPMYILATQISPMRTTCALKLRCIRTYEVRERRSSEVVKCRECVFHDIEGNVLHAHIPREHVVKFQNQFVEGKVYCLKNFLVVTNFYTYKTSNNKFMVKFNYSTIVKQYKNINFPRHMFRLKSFKDLKAADQVDEKELIDFIGRIVEIYSPIEKVIAGRPSRLIDFLIEDANGDEMKCTVWDDHVDKVDSWVKSCYNTGDTKISSSYDATQIFINEDIPEIHEFRERICGEKTPLRSICSMTSLSAANTLDTFNSGSMIMSTITDVYDKKQYGDYWVVAKIVGIEGGLDWCYNSCKTQGCSKKLTLNTKGFYDCYKCNRTWAEGTLRYRIKVRVVDRNGNAPFLIWDRECRELIGMSAADLRDKYPQENQLLPNEILSLCSMTLIWKIAVRKEQFDNLHNAFGVMKIINDTKLIDSYCPELLDNFDNDPTSKLESNDCFESDEEFLSEGEAESPLAINATVKDVVDLDSGVVKRSLLDEFSSTKNTAKKMLLEVKLEKTIEDTI; this is encoded by the exons ATGGCCCCTATGTACATCTTGGCAACGCAGATTTCTCCAATGAGAACGACTTGCGCATTGAAGTTGAGATGCATACGCACTTACGAGGTTAGGGAACGGAGGTCCAGTGAAGTTGTGAAGTGTCGTGAGTGTGTCTTCCATGATATTGAG GGTAATGTGTTACATGCTCACATACCACGCGAGCATGTGGTTAAATTTCAAAACCAGTTCGTGGAAGGAAAAGTTTATTGTCTTAAAAATTTTCTTGTGGTCACTAATTTCTATACTTATAAGACAAGTAACAACAAATTTATGGTGAAATTTAACTACTCTACGATTGTCAAACAATACAAGAATATAAATTTTCCTAGGCATATGTTTCGTCTCAAAAGCTTTAAAGATTTGAAAGCTGCTGACCAGGTTGATGAAAAAGAACTCATTG ATTTCATTGGAAGGATTGTTGAAATTTATTCACCTATAGAAAAGGTGATTGCTGGAAGACCTTCTAGGTTAATTGATTTCCTAATAGAGGATGCCAA TGGTGATGAAATGAAGTGCACCGTTTGGGACGACCATGTGGATAAGGTCGACTCTTG GGTAAAAAGTTGTTACAACA ctGGTGACACTAAAATCTCAAGCTCCTATGATGCAACTCAAATATTTATCAATGAAGACATTCCTGAAATCCATGAATTTAGGGAGAG AATATGTGGTGAGAAGACTCCTTTGCGTAGTATTTGTTCTATGACTAGCCTGTCTGCTGCAAATACTCTTGACACATTCAACAGTGGTTCTATGATTATGAGTACCATTACTGATGTCTATGACAAGAAACAG tacGGTGACTACTGGGTTGTTGCCAAGATAGTGGGGATAGAAGGTGGTTTGGACTGGTGTTATAACTCATGCAAGACGCAAGGTTGCAGCAAAAAATTGACCTTAAATACTAAGGGCTTTTATGACTGCTACAAGTGTAATAGGACATGGGCTGAAGGAACCTTAAGATATAGGATTAAAGTGAGGGTTGTTGATAGGAATGGTAATGCACCATTCCTAATCTGGGACCGTGAGTGCAGGGAATTGATAGGTATGTCAGCTGCAGATCTGAGAGATAAATATCCACAG GAAAACCAACTACTACCCAATGAGATTTTATCCTTGTGTTCCATGACACTAATATGGAAGATTGCTGTGAGGAAAGAACAGTTTGATAACCTTCATAATGCATTTGGTGTTATGAAGATAATTAACGACACCAaattgattgattcatactgtcCGGAATTACTTGACAACTTTGACAATGATCCAACTTCTAAGCTTGAATCAAATGACTGCTTTGAATCAGATGAG GAATTTCTTTCTGAAGGTGAGGCTGAAAGTCCACTAGCTATCAATGCAACTGTAAAGGATGTTGTGGACCTAGACTCTGGAGTGGTTAAGCGCTCTCTTTTAGATGAATTTTCATCCACCAAGAACACAGCAAAGAAAATGCTTTTGGAAGTCAAGTTGGAGAAGACAATTGAGGATACCATTTAA
- the LOC116023549 gene encoding uncharacterized protein LOC116023549: protein MADTPTSSVHVTRGSNKSLPFTDITNVNGNMRSKKIKGSLALTGVSIVDNTLNGPICTGNTKSCGMYIPRATNNQDSNQEVVIPRDLSQDFDEVIENNVHSVPYDDCGDASYTCEHCGATFWYNERLSQSRVKSYPKYGVCCTHGKINLPSMSTPPKELYELFFEHGEKRTCFLKNIRSYNSMFSFTSMGGKIDNSINCGGAPPIFRINGQNFHSIGSLLPTEGKQAKFAQLYIHDTDNEINNRISSVRKNNDKDSIHVEVVSDIKKVLDGNNVLVKSFRNAKSHIQANPRVEIKMRLIGKRNKDARTYNLPTVSEVAALIVGDLDPTMGQRDILVESRSGLLKRISELHPSYLPLQYPILFPYGEDGYREDIERSKDSNNKSNSRIRITAREFFSFHMHARHGDLSTLLFSRRLFQQFLVDAYTMVETGRLIYIRNNQKSLRCEAYKGLSDALTRGEIDPSTQGKRIILPSSFTGGARYMVQNYQDAMAICRWIGYPNLFITFTCNPKWPEIQRYLANLDLKAEDRPDIVCRIFKMKLDDLIKELRSGELFGPVRAANNDRNAVSTFIDKMIAAEIPRKEVDPEYYNFVEEFMVHGPCGHARKQSPCMLNGKCSKHFPKKFVDYSTFDEDGYPIYRRRDDGRFVMKSGIQLDNRFVVPHNRYLLLRYRAHMNMEWCNQSRSIKYLFKYVNKGNDRVTAEFYKSTSDAKGNEIIDEINMYYDCRYISACEATWRLFSFEVQFRTPAVERLSFHLPDCQTVIFEDDDPVDNVLMRETIAQSMFNGWFQANERFPEAKLLTYIEMPTKFVWKKDLRQWNPRKKGFAIGRIFYVPPGTGELYYLRCLLNIVRGPRSFEEIKQYNGIQYTSFRDACYARGLLDDDKEYIDAIKEASHWSTAHSMRKLFVTLLTSNSFNRPEIVWKEVLVFLAEDVQYNQRIFGFNK from the exons ATGGCTGATACTCCAACAAGTTCTGTTCATGTTACAAGGGGTTCAAACAAATCTCTACCCTTTACTGATATTACTAATG TTAACGGGAACATGCGAAGTAAGAAGATCAAAGGTTCATTGGCGTTAACGGGTGTATCAATAGTAGATAATACATTGAACGGacctatat GTACTGGCAATACAAAATCATGCGGCATGTACATTCCGAGGGCAACTAATAATCAAGATTCCAATCAAGAAGTTGTAATTCCCCGAGATTTAAGTCAAGATTTCGATGAAGTGATAGAAAATAATGTTCATTCTG TGCCATATGATGATTGTGGTGATGCTTCATATACTTGTGAACACTGTGGTGCAACATTTTGGTACAATGAGCGACTTAGTCAGTCTAGAGTGAAATCGTACCCAAAATATGGTGTATGTTGCACACATGGGAAAATTAACCTTCCGAGTATGTCAACCCCTCCAAAAGAGTTGTATGAGTTGTTCTTTGAGCACGGAGAGAAGAGGACATGTTTCCTAAAAAACATTAGGTCATACAATAGTATGTTTAGTTTCACGTCAATGGGTGGTAAGATTGACAACTCAATTAATTGCGGTGGTGCACCACCAATTTTTCGAATCAACGGACAAAATTTCCACTCAATTGGTAGCCTGCTACCCACCGAGggtaaacaagcaaaatttgcaCAATTGTACATACATGACACAGATAATGAGATTAATAACCGTATTTCTTCTGTAag gaaGAACAATGACAAAGATAGCATTCATGTTGAAGTTGTGTCTGATATTAAAAAAGTTTTGGATGGAAACAATGTGTTAGTAAAATCATTTCGCAATGCAAAGTCACATATTCAAGCAAATCCACGGGTAGAGATCAAGATGAGACTAATTGGAAAACGTAATAAAGATGCACGAACATATAACCTCCCAACCGTTTCTGAGGTGGCAGCACTCATTGTCGGAGATTTGGATCCAACAATGGGTCAACGTGACATATTGGTAGAATCTAGATCGGGTCTCTTGAAAAGGATTAGTGAATTGCATCCATCCTACTTACCGTTGCAATACCCTATCTTATTTCCATATGGAGAAGATGGATATAGAGAGGATATTGAACGATCTAAAGACTCCAACAACAAATCCAATAGTAGGATTCGCATTACAGCCAGGGAATTCTTCTCTTTTCACATGCATGCACGTCATGGAGATCTCTCTACATTGTTATTCTCGAGAAGGTTGTTTCAACAATTCTTGGTAGATGCTTACACCATGGTAGAAACTGGTAGGCTTATATACATAAGGAACAATCAAAAGTCTTTGCGGTGTGAAGCTTACAAAGGGTTGTCAGATGCACTAACTCGTGGTGAGATTGATCCAAGCACCCAAGGGAAACGTATTATTCTACCATCTAGCTTCACTGGCGGTGCTAGGTATATGGTGCAAAACTACCAGGATGCTATGGCTATATGTCGTTGGATAGGTTATCCAAATCTATTCATCACGTTTACTTGCAATCCTAAGTGGCCAGAAATTCAGCGTTACTTAGCTAATTTGGATTTGAAAGCTGAAGATAGACCAGACATTGTGTGCCGAATTTTTAAGATGAAGTTGGATGATTTAATAAAGGAACTAAGATCTGGAGAATTGTTTGGTCCAGTTAGAGCAG CAAACAATGATCGGAATGCGGTGTCTACTTTTATTGACAAAATGATAGCAGCAGAGATACCAAGAAAAGAAGTTGATCCAGAATACTACAACTTTGTGGAAGAATTTATGGTCCATGGCCCTTGCGGACATGCAAGAAAGCAATCTCCATGTATGTTGAATGGAAAGTGTTCGAAGCATTTCCCAAAAAAGTTTGTCGACTACTCTACTTTTGATGAAGATGGGTACCCAATATATAGGCGTAGAGATGATGGTCGTTTTGTTATGAAAAGTGGTATTCAATTAGACAATAGATTCGTTGTACCACACAATAGGTACTTGCTCCTAAGATATAGGGCTCATATGAACATGGAATGGTGTAATCAGTCAAGGTCAATAAAATACTTATTCAAATATGTGAATAAAGGGAATGACAGGGTGACTGCTGAGTTCTATAAAAGTACATCTGACGCTAAGGGTAATGAAATAATTGATGAGATTAACATGTACTACGATTGTAGGTACATATCAGCATGTGAGGCTACATGGCGTCTCTTTAGCTTTGAAGTGCAATTCAGGACTCCCGCTGTTGAGAGGTTGAGTTTTCACCTACCAGATTGCCAAACAGTAATCTTTGAAGATGATGACCCTGTGGACAACGTACTTATGAGGGAGACAATTGCTCAAAGTATGTTTAATGGTTGGTTTCAAGCGAATGAAAGGTTCCCTGAGGCTAAGTTGTTGACTTATATTGAGATGCCAACTaaatttgtttggaaaaaaGACCTTCGACAATGGAATCCAAGAAAGAAAGGTTTTGCTATAGGTCGTATTTTCTATGTACCACCGGGTACTGGAGAGTTGTACTACTTGAGATGTCTTCTAAACATAGTTCGTGGGCCTAGAAGTTTTGAGGAAATAAAGCAGTATAATGGTATACAATATACTTCGTTTAGAGATGCATGTTATGCGCGTGGTCTATTGGATGATGATAAGGAGTATATTGATGCCATTAAAGAAGCAAGTCATTGGTCAACTGCTCATTCTATGAGAAAACTTTTTGTGACATTATTGACATCAAATTCATTTAATAGGCCTGAAATTGTTTGGAAGGAGGTTTTGGTTTTCTTGGCCGAAGATGTGCAATACAATCAGCGCAT ATTTGGTTTTAACAAGTGA
- the LOC116023550 gene encoding ATP-dependent DNA helicase PIF1-like, translating into MLEVYNKSLKDFPPMPTPVASPARLSGNRLLFEELSYDRALLATESDRLVRQLTEEQRGVYDTIMGDVSSSNGGLFFVYGYGGTGKTFLWKTLSATLRSQGEIVINVASSGIASLLLPGGRTAHSRFAIPININEDSTCNIKPGTDLAELISKTKLIIWDEAPMMHKHCFEALDRTMRDLLRFSNPSSEMSTFGGKTVVLGGDFRQILPVIPKGSRQDIVSSTINSSYLWSSCIVLRLTKNLRLENMEDAVEKRQVAHFAYWIASIGDGTAGPTNEDCPEVVIPDDMLLPTNGDPIATIVENTFPMFQNGSCDNSFLESRAILAPTLDVVNAVNDYMSNLHEAESRTYLSCDSVCRTDTGSGVLADVHTPEFLNGLKASGIPNHSLTLKVGSPVMLLRNIDHSLGLCNGTRLIVTRLSEHVIEAKIMSGSHSDTRVLVPRLSLTPSDPRLPFKFNRRQFPLMLSYAMTINKSQGQTLSHVGLLLKKPVFVHGQLYVAASRVSNPTGLKILLCTELGSCSNQTTNVVYKEVFNNL; encoded by the coding sequence ATGTTGGAAGTCTACAACAAATCATTAAAAGACTTTCCACCAATGCCCACACCAGTAGCTTCTCCTGCAAGACTAAGTGGAAATCGTTTGTTGTTTGAAGAGCTATCATATGATCGTGCGCTGTTGGCAACTGAAAGTGATCGGTTGGTTAGGCAACTAACTGAAGAGCAACGTGGGGTTTATGATACAATAATGGGAGATGTGTCATCAAGCAATGGTggattgttttttgtttatgggTATGGAGGAACAGGGAAGACATTTTTATGGAAGACCCTATCTGCCACATTGCGATCTCAGGGTGAAATTGTTATCAATGTAGCTTCAAGTGGAATTGCTTCCCTTCTGTTGCCAGGTGGTAGGACGGCACACTCAAGGTTTGCTATACCAATTAACATTAATGAGGACTCCACGTGTAACATTAAACCAGGTACAGATCTTGCTGAGTTGATTTCAAAGACAAAGTTAATCATTTGGGATGAAGCTCCCATGATGCACAAACACTGCTTCGAGGCCTTAGATAGAACTATGCGGGACCTGCTTCGTTTCTCTAATCCATCGAGTGAGATGTCTACTTTTGGCGGTAAGACGGTAGTGTTGGGTGGTGATTTCAGACAGATTTTACCAGTTATCCCAAAGGGATCGAGGCAAGATATTGTGTCTTCCACAATTAATTCATCATACCTATGGTCAAGTTGTATTGTCCTAAGGTTGACAAAAAATCTACGATTGGAGAATATGGAAGATGCAGTTGAAAAACGACAAGTAGCACATTTCGCATACTGGATTGCTTCTATTGGTGATGGTACAGCTGGACCAACGAACGAAGATTGTCCAGAGGTTGTGATTCCAGATGATATGCTTTTGCCAACAAATGGAGACCCAATTGCAACGATTGTGGAAAATACATTTCCTATGTTTCAGAATGGTTCATGTGATAACAGTTTTCTTGAGAGTAGGGCCATCCTTGCACCAACATTGGATGTTGTGAATGCAGTAAACGATTACATGAGTAACCTGCACGAAGCTGAGAGTCGAACATATCTAAGCTGTGATTCGGTTTGCAGGACAGATACTGGCAGTGGAGTTTTGGCAGATGTTCACACACCTGAGTTCCTAAATGGCCTTAAGGCATCAGGTATTCCAAACCATTCTTTGACATTGAAGGTTGGTTCACCAGTAATGTTGTTAAGAAACATTGATCACTCTCTAGGATTGTGTAATGGTACTAGATTGATTGTAACCAGACTTTCAGAACATGTTATTGAAGCTAAAATAATGTCAGGCAGTCACTCTGATACAAGGGTTTTGGTTCCTAGGTTGAGTCTGACGCCTTCAGATCCGAGATTGCCATTTAAGTTTAATAGAAGACAATTCCCTTTGATgctttcatatgcaatgactattAACAAGAGTCAAGGGCAAACTCTATCTCATGTGGGTTTGCTATTAAAGAAGCCGGTGTTTGTTCATGGTCAATTGTATGTTGCCGCTTCAAGAGTTAGTAATCCAACTGGTCTAAAGATTTTACTTTGTACTGAGTTAGGAAGTTGTTCTaatcaaacaactaatgttgtttacaaagaagttttcaataatttgtaa